The Blastocatellia bacterium DNA window ACCAATCTACATCATTAAAAGATAAAAAGAATTTATTAATTAAACCTACTTTAGATTTTTGTGTGCCAACTCCACGTGATGGACGCAGGCTCTTAAGTAAAGGATTACGAAGTAACGTGTAAGCAAATTCTGGGGTTAAGCCTAAAGAAAACATTAATTTTTTTAATCTAGTAAAAGCATCAGGCTTTAACTTAAGAAAACCTTCTTGCATTAGCCAAATATTAAAAGCGCAGTAAGTGTAAGCTGGCCCAAAACCATGATCGGAAGCTATAAAGATAGCTGTATCATCTCCTGCGGCTGATAACATATTGCCAACTTCACGATCAACCGTATCCCAATAGTCATAAATTCTTTCACGATAAAGTTTAGCTTCTTCTTTGTCGTGTCTTGGGTGAGTATCATCAAAAATATGCCAAAGTTCGTGTTGACAACGATCCGTTCCCCAAATATGAGTTACAAACATTTGCCAATCATAGTTTTGCATTAAATAGCAGTTAACTTTAGATTTATAATCTAATTCTTCATGAAGTTCTTTTAGGACATTATCCACATTACCACGAGCATAAGTTTCAGTCATATAAAGTTTATAAGGGCCAAACTTAGCTTCTAATTCTGCTAGAACCGATGCTGGTTGAGCAATATCACGCCGTCCCCTTGGAGTCATAAAGTCAGAAATCATTACTCCATTAATTGGGCTAGGTGGGTAAGTAACAGGAAAGTTAGTAGAAATTGCTGGACGTTTTTCCTCTGAAAAAAGATCCCAAAGAGCTTTCCCGCTACGTTGTGTAGCATTAGCCGCAGTTTCACGGGCTTGACCCTGGCGACGTTGGATAAATTCAAAGATCCATGTTTACCAGGATTTTTACCTGTAATAAATGATGTCCAAGCAGCAGAAGTAATTGGAGGAAAAATAGTTTCTAGTGGGCTGCGAATGCCTTCTTTCATTAACTTGGCAAGCACAGGCAACCGACCTTTAGCTATTAGTGGATCAATAAAATTAAATGTTGTACCGTCTAAACCAATAATTAGGATCTTTTTACTCAAAACTTACTCCAAATAGTGAATTACTATATTTAACCTTGGATTTTGTAATAGGTTGAACAGAAAATAAAACTCTAACTATAACCCGCCTGATTTTAGCAGGGCAAGATGTAACCGCTACAGGGTAGAAAAAACATAAAAATCTATGTAATACAGAACTTGCCAGAATAATTAAACCAAGACTATAATTAACGCAATACAACCAACCGCCCAAGAAATTGAGTTTCTTGGGCGGTTTTATTTTTGGAGGAAAAGTTTATGAGTAAAGATTATGTTATTGATGATTTGATAAAAGACTTTGAGCAAGGAAATTTATCACCTGATAAATTTCATCATACTGAACATGTAAAAGTTGCTTGGTGGTATTTATCTAACTATTCTTTATTAGAAGCTTTGACACGCTTTATTACAGGGTTAAAAAGTTTTGCTAAAAGTTTAGGTAAAGAAAATCTTTATCATGAAACCATTACTTGGGCATATATTTTGTTAATTAATGATCGATTAAATAAATCTGAGGAAAAATTGTCTTGGGATGAATTTGCTAAAAATAATGAAGATTTGCTGGATAGAAAAAATAATCCTCTAGAAAATTATTATCAAACAGATAGCTTAAAGTCTGATCTAGCTAGACGAACATTTCTTTGGCCGATAAATCTGTAAAAGTAATCAAAGTGTTAATAAGCTAAATTTAATAAAGATGCAACGATTAAAGGCCAAAATAATGGTTGCATCTTTCCAAAAAAAAATTTTGCCTAAGAATTATGGTTTTGCTTTTTTACAAGAGGAAAAGAGTATTTAACTAAAATAAACATTTGTTGTTTCTATTTCAATATCAAAGTTTTTATTGTTACAAACTTAGAATAAGGAGCTGGGCAATTTTTATACTCCTTTATAAGTTAAAATTTCTATAATTGCCTTTTGGAATTTAATGGAAATGCCCGTTGGATTAACAGTATCTTTTTGATTTTTGGCTTTAAACACAACAGTTTCACACAACAACCCTGAAAAGAATGACCTTTAATTATTATTTTCTGACTTTAGAACATAATTTGATATTTTCAATTATTGCTCGTGAAGTAGGTTGGGTCAGTAGTATAGGAAGTAAAATGGCATAATGTTCTAAGTTGTGCAGTACCAGTTAAATCAAGAATATAGCTCCTCTGCAAGTTCAGTAATTTCAAAGTTTCCTTTTCATCTGTAAAAGAAAGATCTATTTTTCACAACTTTTGCTGAGCTCTAACACAAACATCTTTCATTGGTTTGCCATTAAGATCATAGACTTTGCCACGAATTACATTGTCTATTTCAAAAACAAGGTCAAAACCTGTGTGTTTTTTATTTTCTAAAGATATAAATAACTTATTTGAAGTTAATTCATCTTTGTTTTGGGGTTTTGGGAAATAAATAAGCTTCCAACCAGAAGGAACTTCTATAAGAATTTCATATTTCCCAGGAGCTAAATCATAAATTTCATAAACTCCATTTTGGTCTGTTTTTAAGAGTATAAGTTTTATTTGACCAAAAAATTTCCCTGCTTTCAACGCTCAAACTAGTACTTCTAAAACGAACTGTCCAGAAAACGAGTTCTACCTTGTAGTTTTTTAAGATTATTTAAATAGTAATGCATATTTATAGATCTTCCCAAGTTCCTGCAAACCAAAGTTTGATTGTTGTCTGAGTTAAGATAAAAAAGAAATTCTTGGTCGATATCCTTGTCATTAAAAGCCCAGATACAACTTCCGCCACCACCTTGACCAAATATCATTTGATCACCGATTTTTAAATTTCCTTTGAAAACTTTCTCAACAACCATTTTGGTTGAAAGAACTCCCTGATAATTAGTTGTTCCTGGTTCTCTCTCCAAAGATACTACCCTTGTAATTACAACTGTGTCGGCTTTTTCATAAGCATCAAGAAGGGGAGGTGCTGGAAGACAAGAACATCCAAATGCAATGTTTACATCAAGAAATAAAACTACAAACAAAAAAAGTAAATTTAGAAAACAAGTTTTATAGAACATATGCTTGTACTTACTTACTTACTTATACATTAGATAATATATTAATCTTCCATTACCAAACGTTTGTGCTTTACTTTATTAAAACCTCGTTGCACTTTTTTAGTATCTTGCTTCTTCTGTAAAAACTTGCTAACGCTTTGTTTTTCTGCTAGTTGTGTGGACTCTTCACGTAATTTTAGAAAACTATCATAACGCTCTTGCAGTAGTTCACCTT harbors:
- a CDS encoding alkaline phosphatase family protein, giving the protein MISDFMTPRGRRDIAQPASVLAELEAKFGPYKLYMTETYARGNVDNVLKELHEELDYKSKVNCYLMQNYDWQMFVTHIWGTDRCQHELWHIFDDTHPRHDKEEAKLYRERIYDYWDTVDREVGNMLSAAGDDTAIFIASDHGFGPAYTYCAFNIWLMQEGFLKLKPDAFTRLKKLMFSLGLTPEFAYTLLRNPLLKSLRPSRGVGTQKSKVGLINKFFLSFNDVDWSKTTAFSKGNYGQIFVNLKGREIDGSVSQGEEYERVRNQVIEKLRQIKDPKTGGKLIGQIYKREETFSGEHLTDAPDICFLPEDMSYVSLGSLDFMSNRFMVKSFGNSGTHRLHGVLIAKAKELKSGLTLPNAHITDAAPTILHLANLPVPPDMDGKVLSEIFTDEFLRNNPVRIGKEASRGQVAAAEFSDEESEEVRA
- a CDS encoding alkaline phosphatase family protein, whose protein sequence is MSKKILIIGLDGTTFNFIDPLIAKGRLPVLAKLMKEGIRSPLETIFPPITSAAWTSFITGKNPGKHGSLNLSNVARVKPVKLRLMLHNVAGKLFGIFFQRKNVQQFLLTFLLLTHLAQLME